A section of the Primulina eburnea isolate SZY01 chromosome 1, ASM2296580v1, whole genome shotgun sequence genome encodes:
- the LOC140831430 gene encoding F-box/kelch-repeat protein OR23 isoform X1, with protein sequence MAPLSSSEDIGVQNLAITLIPGLPNDLGALILAFVPYAHHARLKSTCKSWRRFFSSKTLISLRQNYVVAPQLLCIFPQDPSIFSPYLFDPKNLSWCPLPPMPCNPHVYGLSNFISISVGPHFYVLGGSLFDTRSFPLDRPSPSSSAFRFDFSTYSWELLSPMITPRGSFACAAVPELGKIVVAGGGSRHTMFGAAGSRMSSVEMYDIGKDEWVALDGLPRFRAGCVGFFLGKEFWVMGGYGESRTVSGVFPVDEYYRDAVVMELKNGSKWKELGDMWEEGERRRLGKIVVVEGGGQDVLGIFMLDRSEIFRYNMICNRWIMETAIPKRASDDSSVGFIALDGELHLLTLLNINDSTTESRRSRQHKRSAALLIQIYHPVTRTWRSLVAKPPFPPLDFKTAVMCTIRL encoded by the exons ATGGCCCCCCTTTCGTCGTCGGAGGATATCGGAGTTCAAAACCTAGCCATAACCCTAATCCCCGGCCTCCCCAACGATTTGGGGGCGTTGATTTTAGCTTTTGTCCCATATGCTCACCACGCACGCCTCAAATCCACCTGCAAATCATGGAGACGTTTCTTCTCATCGAAAACCCTCATTTCTCTTCGACAGAATTACGTTGTTGCACCGCAGCTACTTTGTATTTTCCCACAAGACCCTTCGATTTTCTCTCCTTACTTGTTTGATCCGAAGAACCTCTCGTGGTGCCCCCTTCCACCTATGCCCTGCAACCCCCATGTTTATGGGTTGTCCAATTTCATCTCCATTTCAGTGGGCCCCCACTTTTATGTGCTCGGTGGATCCCTCTTCGATACCAGGTCGTTTCCCCTTGATCGCCCTTCCCCTTCCTCATCCGCGTTTCGCTTTGATTTTTCGACGTACTCTTGGGAATTACTGTCTCCCATGATCACCCCGCGTGGCAGCTTTGCTTGTGCTGCGGTCCCGGAGTTGGGGAAGATTGTGGTGGCGGGGGGTGGTTCTAGGCACACGATGTTTGGGGCAGCGGGAAGTAGGATGAGCTCGGTGGAGATGTATGATATTGGAAAGGATGAGTGGGTGGCTTTAGATGGGCTACCGAGGTTTCGAGCTGGGTGTGTTGGGTTTTTTCTTGGCAAGGAGTTTTGGGTAATGGGAGGATACGGGGAATCAAGAACAGTTTCAGGGGTGTTCCCTGTAGATGAATATTATAGAGATGCGGTAGTGATGGAGTTGAAAAATGGCAGTAAATGGAAGGAGCTTGGAGATATGTGGGAAGAAGGGGAGAGAAGGAGACTGGGGAAAATTGTGGTGGTGGAGGGAGGTGGCCAGGATGTTCTTGGGATTTTCATGCTCGACAGGAGTGAAATATTCAG GTACAATATGATTTGTAATCGTTGGATAATGGAGACTGCCATACCTAAAAGAGCCTCTGATGATTCCTCGGTTGGTTTTATTGCATTAGATGGGGAGCTGCACTTGCTTACCCTTTTGAACATAAATGATTCAACGACAGAAAGCAGGCGATCTCGTCAACATAAGAGGTCGGCCGCATTGCTTATACAAATATACCATCCTGTCACGAGGACGTGGAGATCCCTCGTTGCGAAGCCACCCTTCCCCCCATTAGATTTCAAAACTGCGGTGATGTGCACCATTAGACTGTAG
- the LOC140831430 gene encoding F-box/kelch-repeat protein OR23 isoform X2: MAPLSSSEDIGVQNLAITLIPGLPNDLGALILAFVPYAHHARLKSTCKSWRRFFSSKTLISLRQNYVVAPQLLCIFPQDPSIFSPYLFDPKNLSWCPLPPMPCNPHVYGLSNFISISVGPHFYVLGGSLFDTRSFPLDRPSPSSSAFRFDFSTYSWELLSPMITPRGSFACAAVPELGKIVVAGGGSRHTMFGAAGSRMSSVEMYDIGKDEWVALDGLPRFRAGCVGFFLGKEFWVMGGYGESRTVSGVFPVDEYYRDAVVMELKNGSKWKELGDMWEEGERRRLGKIVVVEGGGQDVLGIFMLDRSEIFRLSNTKAQLILMTASKFRSSNNTTNFNKLSSIHMILC, from the exons ATGGCCCCCCTTTCGTCGTCGGAGGATATCGGAGTTCAAAACCTAGCCATAACCCTAATCCCCGGCCTCCCCAACGATTTGGGGGCGTTGATTTTAGCTTTTGTCCCATATGCTCACCACGCACGCCTCAAATCCACCTGCAAATCATGGAGACGTTTCTTCTCATCGAAAACCCTCATTTCTCTTCGACAGAATTACGTTGTTGCACCGCAGCTACTTTGTATTTTCCCACAAGACCCTTCGATTTTCTCTCCTTACTTGTTTGATCCGAAGAACCTCTCGTGGTGCCCCCTTCCACCTATGCCCTGCAACCCCCATGTTTATGGGTTGTCCAATTTCATCTCCATTTCAGTGGGCCCCCACTTTTATGTGCTCGGTGGATCCCTCTTCGATACCAGGTCGTTTCCCCTTGATCGCCCTTCCCCTTCCTCATCCGCGTTTCGCTTTGATTTTTCGACGTACTCTTGGGAATTACTGTCTCCCATGATCACCCCGCGTGGCAGCTTTGCTTGTGCTGCGGTCCCGGAGTTGGGGAAGATTGTGGTGGCGGGGGGTGGTTCTAGGCACACGATGTTTGGGGCAGCGGGAAGTAGGATGAGCTCGGTGGAGATGTATGATATTGGAAAGGATGAGTGGGTGGCTTTAGATGGGCTACCGAGGTTTCGAGCTGGGTGTGTTGGGTTTTTTCTTGGCAAGGAGTTTTGGGTAATGGGAGGATACGGGGAATCAAGAACAGTTTCAGGGGTGTTCCCTGTAGATGAATATTATAGAGATGCGGTAGTGATGGAGTTGAAAAATGGCAGTAAATGGAAGGAGCTTGGAGATATGTGGGAAGAAGGGGAGAGAAGGAGACTGGGGAAAATTGTGGTGGTGGAGGGAGGTGGCCAGGATGTTCTTGGGATTTTCATGCTCGACAGGAGTGAAATATTCAG ACTGTCCAACACAAAGGCACAATTAATATTAATGACTGCTTCAAAATTTCGATCGAGTAACAACACTACCAATTTTAACAAATTGTCTTCTATACACATGATATTATGCTGA
- the LOC140831438 gene encoding LOW QUALITY PROTEIN: transcription factor MTB3-like (The sequence of the model RefSeq protein was modified relative to this genomic sequence to represent the inferred CDS: deleted 1 base in 1 codon), with the protein MGNNFWLNEEEKAVAESVLGSEAAEYFTWSASNNVLSEFSTSGGDLGVQQALCKIVDGSDWTYAIYWHVSKSKSGKSALIWGDGHCREPKEGEDSEENIPNEGDRRRHVLRKILSSFGGSEDENVAVNLDQVSAVEMFYLASMYFAFPFDKPSIPSQSFNSGRSIWASDAKSCLERYQSRSYLAKLTHFETVVFVPLKSGVVEIGSRKSIPEDPSIIRLAKAIVVKTIPVQPKPVPKIFGQELSFGCSKSSPIGISFSPKVEDDSGFSSESCDLQTIGGAKLYGNSSNGHRSDDGETKMFANMNEIIVGGSNSQVLGSNNEQMNEDSLILSDERRPRKRGRKPANGREEPLNHVEAERQRREKLNQRFYALRAVVPNISKMDKASLLGDAIAYITDLQTKIRILEAEKGIVNHNQNQQTIPDIDFHERHEDSVLRVSFPLDAHPVSKVVKTLREHQVMAQESTISITDSGEVVHTFSIQTQSGTAEHLKKMLGDALLR; encoded by the exons ATGGGGAACAATTTTTGGTTAAACGAAGAGGAAAAGGCTGTTGCGGAAAGTGTATTAGGCAGTGAAGCTGCTGAATATTTTACTTGGTCCGCTTCGAATAACGTGTTGTCGGAGTTCTCTACA TCTGGTGGGGATCTGGGAGTGCAGCAGGCACTCTGCAAGATTGTGGATGGATCTGATTGGACATACGCCATTTATTGGCAtgtttcaaaatcaaaatcggGTAAATCAGCCTTAATTTGGGGGGACGGGCATTGTAGAGAACCAAAGGAAGGTGAGGATTCTGAGGAAAATATACCCAACGAGGGAGATAGGAGAAGACACGTGCTTCGAAAGATTCTTTCTTCTTTTGGGGGATCAGAAGATGAGAATGTAGCAGTGAACTTAGACCAAGTTTCGGCTGTCGAAATGTTTTATCTCGCGTCCATGTACTTTGCCTTCCCTTTTGATAAGCCGTCAATTCCTTCCCAGTCGTTCAATTCAGGCAGATCGATTTGGGCTTCTGATGCAAAAAGCTGTTTGGAACGGTACCAATCAAGATCATATCTAGCAAAGTTGACTCATTTTGAGACGGTAGTGTTTGTTCCATTGAAATCGGGAGTTGTGGAGATTGGTTCGAGAAAATCGATACCGGAGGACCCCAGTATTATACGGTTAGCCAAGGCTATAGTTGTTAAGACAATTCCCGTTCAGCCAAAACCCGTTCCTAAAATTTTTGGGCAAGAACTCAGTTTTGGGTGTTCGAAATCAAGTCCAATCGGTATTAGCTTTTCGCCGAAAGTGGAAGATGATTCTGGATTTTCTTCAGAATCTTGTGATTTACAAACAATTGGAGGTGCTAAACTTTATGGGAACTCCTCAAATGGGCATCGAAGTGATGATGGTGAAACTAAAATGTTTGCGAACATGAATGAGATAATAGTAGGTGGATCGAACTCACAAGTCCTTGGGTCTAATAACGAGCAAATGAATGAGGATTCATTGATTCTGTCTGATGAACGAAGACCAAGAAAGAGGGGTCGGAAACCAGCAAATGGGAGGGAAGAGCCGTTGAATCACGTGGAAGCAGAAAGACAGAGACGTGAAAAACTTAACCAGCGTTTTTATGCATTACGGGCCGTAGTTCCAAATATCTCGAAAATGGACAAAGCTTCGCTTCTTGGTGATGCAATTGCCTATATAACAGATCTTCAGACTAAGATAAGGATCCTGGAAGCAGAGAAAGGTATTGTGAATCATAACCAAAACCAGCAGACTATACCAGATATAGATTTTCATGAAAGGCATGAAGATTCAGTTTTACGGGTAAGCTTCCCGCTGGACGCCCACCCTGTATCTAAAGTTGTAAAAACATTGAGAGAGCATCAGGTGATGGCCCAAGAATCCACCATTTCCATAACCGACAGCGGTGAAGTTGTACACACATTCTCGATTCAAACTCAGAGTGGCACTGCTGAACACTTGAAGAAAATGTTAGGTGATGCTCTATTGAGATGA